The Pseudomonadota bacterium genomic sequence CCTCGAGCCATGCGTTAGCCTCCTATAATCGCTTTTGCGCCCATTCACACTTCTAAGATAACATTAAACGCAAGGTTTAGAATATCTGGGGGATCCATGCTAGAACCCGTCAAAAATCGCATCTCGGAGCCCTCCGGACAGCGGCTCTACGCGGCTTCGCCGCGCCGACGCAGTGTCGCTGTTACGGTGGGATCGGTCATCATCGGAGGCGGCGCGCCGGTGGTGGTGCAGTCGATGACCAATACGGACACCGCCGATGCGGTGGCGACCGTTAAGCAAGTACAGGAATTAGCCGCGGCAGGATCCGAGCTGGTGCGCGTCACCGTCAATACCGAGGATGCAGCTCGCCAAGTGGGCCGCATCCGCGGGATGCTGGATGCCTCCGGCTGCCACGTGCCGCTCATCGGTGACTTCCATTACAACGGCCATCTCTTGTTAACGAAGTATCCTGATTGCGCCCAGGCCTTGGCCAAGTACCGTATCAATCCGGGTAACGTCGGCTTCGGGCCCAAGCGCGATCCACAGTTCAGCATCATGATCGAGGCGGCGCTGCAGTACGGCAAGCCCGTCCGGATAGGCGTGAATTGGGGCAGCTTGGACGGAGCCTTGCTAACCCGCCTCATGGACGAAAACGCCGGGCTGGCGCAGCCGCGGGATGCGCGGGAAGTCACCCGGGAGGCTTTGATTGTCTCCGCCCTTGACAGCGCCCGGCGCGCCGAAGCGCTTGGGCTTGGCCGGGATCATATCGTGCTCTCGTGTAAGGTCAGCGGTGTACAGGATTTGATCGCCGTGTACACGGAGCTCGCTCGGCGCTGCGATTACGCCTTGCATCTGGGCCTGACGGAGGCGGGGATGGGCTCGAAGGGGATCGTGGCCTCGACCGCGGCCTTGGCGATGTTACTTCAGCAAGGGGTCGGCGATACGATCCGCGTCTCGCTCACGCCCGAACCGGGGGGTGAGCGGAGCACCGAAGTGGTCGTGGCGCAAGAGATCCTGCAAACCATGGGTTTGCGTTCGTTCACGCCGCTGGTGATCGCCTGTCCCGGCTGCGGGCGGACGACGAGCACCGTTTTTCAAGAACTAGCGGATAAGATCCAGTCCTATGTCCGCGCTCAAATGCCAGTCTGGCGCGAAAAGTACTCGGGGGTGGAAGACATGAGCTTGGCGGTCATGGGGTGCGTGGTCAACGGGCCCGGAGAGAGCAAGCACGCCAACATCGGGATCAGCCTTCCCGGTACCGGCGAGGTCCCCGCGGCGCCGGTCTTCATCGATGGGCAGAAGGCCTTGACCCTGCGCGGGGAGAGGATCGCCGAGGAATTCCAGCACTTGGTGGATGATTATGTGCAGAGGACGTACACCGTGAAGCTATAGGTGCGAGCCCAAACGCGTGTCCCGTTAGAATGTAAATGTAACTCACATCAGAGTGGCCGAGGAGGGGCGGGGGATGTCTGAGTTGATACGGCGGCTGCAAGGCGAGCATGATAATTTTTCCAAGCTCTTAGCCTTGCTCGATGCGGAGATCGAGACCGTTGACCGCGGGGAGAACGGCAACTTTCGTTTGATGACGGACATCATGGACTACATGGCCGTCTATCCGGATGTGGCCCATCATCCTTTGGAAGACCGGATCTTTACCCGGCTCGCGCAACTCGATCCGGTGAGTCGCGATCTGGTCGATGAGCTCATCGCGGAGCATGAGCGCTTGCGGGACATGGGGAAGGTGTTCTCCGATCTGGTGCGCGGCGTGGTCGGCGGAGGGATCACCTCCGTGGATAAGCTCAGCACGCTGGGACACGAATACGTCGCGCTCATCCGCGCGCATTCCGCGCGCGAGGAGAGCGACATATTTCCAAGGTTAATCAAGGTGCTGAGCGATGAAGATT encodes the following:
- a CDS encoding hemerythrin domain-containing protein; the encoded protein is MSELIRRLQGEHDNFSKLLALLDAEIETVDRGENGNFRLMTDIMDYMAVYPDVAHHPLEDRIFTRLAQLDPVSRDLVDELIAEHERLRDMGKVFSDLVRGVVGGGITSVDKLSTLGHEYVALIRAHSAREESDIFPRLIKVLSDEDWTELMAAAAASEDPLFGGIVDRSYEEILAQIERRR
- the ispG gene encoding flavodoxin-dependent (E)-4-hydroxy-3-methylbut-2-enyl-diphosphate synthase translates to MLEPVKNRISEPSGQRLYAASPRRRSVAVTVGSVIIGGGAPVVVQSMTNTDTADAVATVKQVQELAAAGSELVRVTVNTEDAARQVGRIRGMLDASGCHVPLIGDFHYNGHLLLTKYPDCAQALAKYRINPGNVGFGPKRDPQFSIMIEAALQYGKPVRIGVNWGSLDGALLTRLMDENAGLAQPRDAREVTREALIVSALDSARRAEALGLGRDHIVLSCKVSGVQDLIAVYTELARRCDYALHLGLTEAGMGSKGIVASTAALAMLLQQGVGDTIRVSLTPEPGGERSTEVVVAQEILQTMGLRSFTPLVIACPGCGRTTSTVFQELADKIQSYVRAQMPVWREKYSGVEDMSLAVMGCVVNGPGESKHANIGISLPGTGEVPAAPVFIDGQKALTLRGERIAEEFQHLVDDYVQRTYTVKL